From the bacterium genome, one window contains:
- a CDS encoding sigma-70 family RNA polymerase sigma factor, producing MNERETGSASEQEAQWIRQIADGDRRAFEKLYEVYGPRIFRFAIRMVKEEGKAEEVVDDVMFEVWKSAGRFEARSKPSTWILGIARFRALNAIRGKKIDTRDIDDDAPIADPAEDAGEQLDRLALAEQIKGALNDLSPEHREVVELTFFQGCSYKEIADIAGCPEGTVKTRMYHAKRKLQPILSAAVAGGSP from the coding sequence ATGAACGAGCGTGAAACCGGGAGTGCTTCCGAGCAGGAAGCCCAATGGATCCGCCAGATCGCCGACGGCGACCGGCGGGCGTTCGAGAAGCTCTACGAGGTCTACGGCCCGCGAATCTTCCGCTTTGCGATTCGCATGGTGAAAGAAGAGGGCAAGGCCGAGGAGGTCGTCGACGACGTGATGTTCGAGGTGTGGAAGAGTGCTGGCCGCTTCGAGGCGCGCAGCAAGCCGTCCACGTGGATCCTGGGAATCGCACGTTTCCGCGCGTTGAACGCCATCCGCGGCAAGAAGATCGATACCCGCGACATCGACGACGACGCTCCGATCGCCGACCCGGCCGAAGACGCCGGCGAGCAACTCGATCGGCTCGCCCTCGCCGAGCAGATCAAGGGCGCCCTGAACGATCTCTCTCCCGAACATCGAGAGGTCGTCGAGCTCACCTTCTTCCAGGGCTGCTCGTACAAGGAAATCGCGGACATCGCTGGATGTCCGGAGGGGACCGTGAAGACCCGCATGTATCACGCCAAGCGAAAACTGCAGCCCATCCTTTCCGCTGCCGTCGCCGGAGGATCCCCATGA
- a CDS encoding methyltransferase domain-containing protein: MSQLEFDENVARALERMYMTPDVVGQRSDFLRAVALREGERALDVGVGPGLLVHDMAKIVGEKGRVAGVDASDAMVGISENRCADMPWTDYHKADATSLPFDDASFDVVTSSQVYEYVADMETALAEVHRVLRPGGRVFILDTDWDSVVWQTRDRARMRRVMDAWDGHLHDPHLPARLGALLEAAGLQVTHREAIPIVNPSLHSHCYSFGILAAIQGFVAGSGEVNSDEAQAWADELRALGESGEYFFSINRYVFGALRAG; encoded by the coding sequence GTGAGCCAGCTCGAATTCGATGAGAATGTCGCCAGGGCGCTCGAACGGATGTACATGACGCCGGACGTCGTCGGACAGCGCAGTGATTTCCTGCGGGCCGTGGCCTTGCGGGAAGGCGAGCGTGCCCTGGATGTGGGTGTGGGACCGGGCCTACTCGTTCACGACATGGCGAAGATCGTCGGCGAGAAGGGACGCGTCGCCGGTGTAGATGCTTCCGATGCGATGGTCGGCATCAGCGAGAATCGCTGCGCCGACATGCCTTGGACCGATTATCACAAAGCAGATGCCACCTCCCTGCCCTTCGACGACGCGAGCTTCGATGTCGTCACATCCTCCCAGGTGTACGAGTACGTGGCGGATATGGAGACCGCCCTGGCCGAGGTGCATCGCGTTCTGCGGCCGGGGGGCCGCGTCTTCATCCTGGATACGGATTGGGATAGCGTCGTCTGGCAGACACGCGACCGTGCCCGCATGCGCCGCGTGATGGACGCGTGGGATGGGCATCTACATGATCCGCATCTTCCCGCCCGTTTGGGTGCGCTCCTCGAAGCTGCAGGCCTGCAGGTGACCCATCGCGAGGCGATTCCGATCGTGAACCCGTCCCTGCATTCGCATTGCTACAGCTTCGGCATCCTTGCAGCGATTCAGGGATTCGTCGCCGGAAGCGGCGAGGTCAATTCCGATGAGGCCCAGGCCTGGGCAGACGAACTCCGCGCTCTCGGCGAGAGCGGCGAATATTTCTTCAGCATCAACCGGTACGTTTTCGGCGCCTTGCGCGCTGGCTAG
- a CDS encoding enoyl-CoA hydratase/isomerase family protein — protein MAYDFERLRVRTEDGVAWATIDNPPVNLMSLQLFGELARFGTEVADDDAVRAVVLRSDDPDFFIAHFDVEAILEFPTDAPAKRVPEAMANPFHAMCETFRTMPKATLAEVGGRVGGGGSELASSFDMRFGALGRTVVNQPEVAIGILPGGSGTQRLPRLLGRGRALEMILGCDDLDAETAERWGYLNRALPPSDLRPFVDRLARRIASFPAEAIAAAKRSVVQAEGDVGPGLIEEGFLFDGLLRTRPARERMRTFMDRGGQTRETELRLAQVCTEMGGPA, from the coding sequence ATGGCCTATGACTTCGAACGACTGCGTGTCAGAACTGAAGACGGCGTGGCCTGGGCCACGATCGACAACCCGCCGGTCAACCTGATGAGCCTGCAGCTGTTCGGCGAGCTGGCCCGATTTGGCACTGAGGTGGCGGACGACGACGCGGTACGAGCGGTCGTGTTGCGCAGTGATGATCCGGATTTCTTCATCGCGCACTTCGACGTGGAGGCCATTCTCGAATTTCCAACGGATGCCCCCGCCAAGCGCGTCCCGGAAGCCATGGCCAACCCGTTCCACGCCATGTGCGAGACCTTCCGCACCATGCCGAAAGCAACCCTTGCCGAAGTCGGAGGTCGGGTGGGTGGCGGCGGCAGCGAGTTGGCGTCGTCCTTCGACATGCGGTTCGGCGCGCTGGGTCGAACCGTCGTCAACCAACCCGAAGTGGCCATCGGCATCCTTCCCGGAGGCTCGGGCACGCAGCGGCTTCCGCGCCTGCTCGGCCGAGGCCGGGCCCTGGAAATGATCCTCGGCTGCGACGATCTCGACGCGGAGACCGCGGAGCGTTGGGGCTACTTGAATCGGGCGCTTCCGCCGAGCGATCTACGCCCGTTCGTCGACAGGCTGGCCCGGCGCATCGCCTCGTTTCCCGCCGAGGCGATCGCAGCGGCCAAGCGATCGGTCGTTCAGGCAGAGGGAGACGTCGGACCCGGCCTGATCGAGGAGGGATTCCTCTTCGACGGATTGCTTCGAACCCGACCGGCTCGAGAACGGATGCGCACGTTCATGGATCGTGGCGGCCAGACCCGCGAGACAGAATTGCGGCTCGCTCAGGTGTGCACAGAAATGGGAGGCCCGGCGTGA
- a CDS encoding enoyl-CoA hydratase/isomerase family protein codes for MADALSPQDLVEQLGDPTASERWSALTGDGVLALDLRGEAGGLTMGPAAERLIQLPAVSVAWVEDEVDAGLRPLAAAADVVVRDPASIALLRSVVSRTPLAALALVQLLRHSEGRSIHDGLTAESWVYGMLQAGPEFAAWLEGREPKPAESSREPAVRIARDGDRLELVLNRPERRNAFSAAMRDGLCEGLALVHQDPTIRSVELRGAGPSFSSGGDLDEFGSLPDPATAHAVRSTRNPGRLLAEIAGRVHAYVHGACVGAGVELPAFCTRVTARPDAFFLLPEISMGLVPGAGGTVSLPRRIGRQRTAWLALSGERLSAESASAWGLVDEVTEPGSPR; via the coding sequence ATGGCGGATGCTCTCTCTCCTCAGGATCTGGTCGAGCAACTCGGCGATCCGACGGCCTCCGAGCGCTGGTCTGCCTTGACGGGTGACGGCGTTCTGGCACTGGATCTGCGCGGAGAAGCTGGCGGGCTGACAATGGGGCCGGCGGCCGAGCGCCTCATCCAGCTACCTGCAGTGTCTGTGGCGTGGGTCGAGGACGAGGTGGATGCCGGCCTGCGTCCGCTCGCTGCGGCAGCCGACGTCGTCGTCCGGGATCCGGCCTCGATCGCGCTCTTGCGCTCGGTCGTTTCCCGCACTCCACTGGCTGCGCTGGCGCTGGTCCAACTGCTGCGGCATTCCGAAGGGCGCAGCATCCACGATGGCTTGACCGCGGAATCCTGGGTCTACGGGATGCTTCAGGCCGGCCCGGAGTTCGCTGCCTGGCTGGAAGGCCGCGAGCCCAAGCCGGCGGAAAGCTCTCGCGAACCCGCCGTTCGGATCGCGCGCGACGGCGATCGCCTCGAACTCGTGTTGAACCGTCCCGAGCGACGCAACGCGTTCTCGGCGGCCATGCGCGATGGGCTTTGCGAAGGGTTGGCCCTCGTCCACCAGGATCCAACGATCCGCTCGGTCGAGCTGCGCGGGGCCGGGCCATCCTTCTCTAGCGGCGGCGATCTCGACGAGTTCGGCAGCTTGCCCGATCCTGCGACGGCTCACGCGGTTCGCTCCACTCGAAATCCCGGTCGACTCCTGGCCGAGATTGCCGGGCGGGTACATGCCTATGTCCACGGTGCATGCGTCGGCGCGGGGGTCGAGCTGCCGGCGTTCTGTACGCGGGTCACGGCCCGTCCTGATGCCTTCTTCCTGCTGCCTGAGATCAGCATGGGGCTCGTGCCAGGTGCCGGGGGTACGGTGAGCCTGCCGCGTCGGATCGGCCGACAACGGACGGCCTGGCTGGCGCTCTCCGGCGAGCGACTCTCCGCGGAATCCGCCTCGGCCTGGGGGCTGGTAGACGAAGTGACGGAACCGGGCTCTCCCCGTTGA
- a CDS encoding CoA transferase, translating to MNDPALAWAQRLARELLPEASLQLTTPGESAASAWARSGALWLTGQPGEAPVLPSVPLPSCMDGAVAVLRALAPDADLEDVDGATLLGEHAALAGLRRRGRISPGGSAQLVPGADGWLVANLPRGEDLRSLSAWLDIPPPRESDVWEAISTAVAARPLGELVERARLLGLAVAAVRPDDPPPDEPWLRVAERGPSGSPAEDRPLVVDLSSLWAGPLCADLLRRCGARVCKVESEGRPDGARAGPAAFFDLLNAGKPSVALDFDDAAGRAALHKLIGAADIVIEASRPRALEQLGIDAAAWVHEKPGRVWLSITAYGLRETERERIGFGDDVAAASGLAWSVPGAPLFVADAPADPLTAVHAAASVLAARRQGQSRRLDISLGAVMSAVCALPPDASEKSGLDIQKPRARKPKGSSRVLGADTREIFASIAS from the coding sequence TTGAACGATCCGGCCCTCGCGTGGGCACAGCGGTTGGCACGCGAGCTCCTTCCCGAGGCGTCGCTCCAGCTCACGACGCCCGGGGAATCCGCGGCCAGCGCGTGGGCCCGGTCCGGAGCGCTCTGGCTCACCGGCCAGCCCGGGGAGGCGCCGGTTCTGCCGAGTGTGCCGCTACCGAGTTGCATGGATGGGGCTGTCGCCGTGCTTCGCGCTCTCGCGCCGGATGCGGATCTGGAGGATGTGGACGGCGCAACCCTCCTGGGGGAACACGCGGCATTGGCCGGGCTGCGGCGACGAGGGCGGATCTCGCCCGGAGGAAGCGCGCAGCTGGTCCCGGGGGCCGATGGCTGGCTGGTCGCCAATCTTCCGCGCGGCGAGGACCTCCGTTCCCTGTCTGCATGGCTCGACATCCCTCCCCCTCGTGAGTCCGACGTCTGGGAGGCGATTTCCACCGCTGTCGCTGCTCGGCCTCTCGGCGAGCTCGTCGAGCGTGCGCGTTTGTTAGGCCTGGCTGTCGCTGCGGTCCGGCCCGACGATCCGCCCCCCGATGAGCCATGGCTTCGCGTTGCCGAGCGCGGCCCGAGTGGCTCGCCCGCCGAAGACAGGCCACTCGTGGTCGACCTCTCCTCGTTGTGGGCCGGCCCGCTATGCGCCGATCTGCTCCGGCGTTGCGGTGCCAGGGTCTGCAAGGTCGAGTCGGAGGGTCGCCCGGATGGTGCACGCGCTGGCCCTGCAGCGTTCTTCGACCTGCTCAACGCGGGCAAGCCGAGCGTCGCGCTCGACTTCGACGATGCTGCCGGCCGCGCAGCCCTGCACAAGTTGATCGGAGCCGCGGACATCGTGATCGAGGCGTCCCGCCCGCGCGCGTTGGAGCAGTTGGGAATCGATGCCGCAGCATGGGTTCACGAGAAGCCTGGCCGGGTCTGGCTGAGCATCACTGCATACGGGCTGCGCGAGACGGAGCGAGAACGAATCGGCTTCGGCGATGATGTCGCCGCGGCTTCGGGACTCGCCTGGTCGGTACCCGGAGCACCGCTCTTCGTTGCGGACGCCCCTGCCGACCCACTCACCGCGGTCCACGCCGCGGCCTCGGTTCTGGCCGCACGCAGGCAGGGCCAATCCCGCCGTCTCGATATCTCTCTCGGGGCCGTCATGTCAGCGGTCTGCGCGTTGCCGCCGGACGCGTCGGAGAAATCGGGCCTGGATATCCAGAAGCCCCGAGCACGGAAGCCGAAAGGCTCGTCCCGAGTTCTCGGGGCGGATACCCGTGAGATCTTCGCATCCATCGCGAGCTGA